The following proteins are encoded in a genomic region of Magnolia sinica isolate HGM2019 chromosome 1, MsV1, whole genome shotgun sequence:
- the LOC131241489 gene encoding autophagy-related protein 16-like isoform X2 produces the protein MMDRLISKNQIIKAEGGEGTLKPRKPNATYKDEIDWLNGNNEDDSVVHGGFICSSIPSEYKHKVNAHEGGCGSILFNYDSDKLITRGKDGTINMWDTKTMTLSNTLFACCGSINDLAITHDNHSVIAASGSNLYWFGVGSGRDPSYTKGAHR, from the exons ATGATGGACCGATTGATAAGCAAGAACCAGATAATCAAAGCAGAAGGAGGGGAGGGCACACTAAAACCCAGAAAG CCTAACGCAACGTACAAAGACGAGATAGATTGGCTCAATGGCAACAATGAAGATGACAGTGTGGTTCATGGTGGATTCATCTGTTCATCTATTCCCTCTGAATACAAGCACAAGGTCAACGCCCACGAAGGTGGATGTGGTTCTATACTGTTCAATTACGATTCTGATAAGTTAATTACTAGAGGGAAGGATGGAACAATCAACATGTGGGACACAAAAACAATGACATTGAGCAACACTCTTTTTGCTTGCTGTGGTTCTATTAACGATCTTGCAATAACCCATGATAATCATTCTGTTATTGCAGCAAGCGGCTCGAACTTGTATTGGTTTGGTGTAGGCTCTGGTAG
- the LOC131241489 gene encoding uncharacterized protein LOC131241489 isoform X3, protein MMDRLISKNQIIKAEGGEGTLKPRKPNATYKDEIDWLNGNNEDDSVVHGGFICSSIPSEYKHKVNAHEASGSNLYWFGVGSGRILHTLKGHTDKICTVDSSRQYVVSAGQDQRLKIWDIQGGYYNTTAYLDSN, encoded by the exons ATGATGGACCGATTGATAAGCAAGAACCAGATAATCAAAGCAGAAGGAGGGGAGGGCACACTAAAACCCAGAAAG CCTAACGCAACGTACAAAGACGAGATAGATTGGCTCAATGGCAACAATGAAGATGACAGTGTGGTTCATGGTGGATTCATCTGTTCATCTATTCCCTCTGAATACAAGCACAAGGTCAACGCCCACGAAG CAAGCGGCTCGAACTTGTATTGGTTTGGTGTAGGCTCTGGTAGGATCCTTcatacactaaaaggacacacagATAAGATCTGCACCGTTGATTCTTCAAGGCAGTATGTGGTCAGTGCTGGTCAGGATCAAAGACTAAAAATTTGGGACATACAGGGTGGTTACTACAACACCACTGCCTACTTAGACAGCAACTGA
- the LOC131241489 gene encoding autophagy-related protein 16-like isoform X1 translates to MPDSKWLIQPNATYKDEIDWLNGNNEDDSVVHGGFICSSIPSEYKHKVNAHEGGCGSILFNYDSDKLITRGKDGTINMWDTKTMTLSNTLFACCGSINDLAITHDNHSVIAASGSNLYWFGVGSGRILHTLKGHTDKICTVDSSRQYVVSAGQDQRLKIWDIQGGYYNTTAYLDSN, encoded by the exons ATGCCGGATTCAAAATGGTTGATTCAG CCTAACGCAACGTACAAAGACGAGATAGATTGGCTCAATGGCAACAATGAAGATGACAGTGTGGTTCATGGTGGATTCATCTGTTCATCTATTCCCTCTGAATACAAGCACAAGGTCAACGCCCACGAAGGTGGATGTGGTTCTATACTGTTCAATTACGATTCTGATAAGTTAATTACTAGAGGGAAGGATGGAACAATCAACATGTGGGACACAAAAACAATGACATTGAGCAACACTCTTTTTGCTTGCTGTGGTTCTATTAACGATCTTGCAATAACCCATGATAATCATTCTGTTATTGCAGCAAGCGGCTCGAACTTGTATTGGTTTGGTGTAGGCTCTGGTAGGATCCTTcatacactaaaaggacacacagATAAGATCTGCACCGTTGATTCTTCAAGGCAGTATGTGGTCAGTGCTGGTCAGGATCAAAGACTAAAAATTTGGGACATACAGGGTGGTTACTACAACACCACTGCCTACTTAGACAGCAACTGA